One stretch of Cohnella algarum DNA includes these proteins:
- the mnmE gene encoding tRNA uridine-5-carboxymethylaminomethyl(34) synthesis GTPase MnmE, whose product MTEDTIAAIATAMGESSVAVIRVSGPEAITKIASLFRSRIDLREADSHTIHYGHIVDPASGGKIDEVLVSVMKGPRSFTAEDVVEISTHGGIVAVQAVLALVLRSGVRLAEPGEFTKRAFLNGRIDLAQAEAVIDLIRSKSERAFQVAKRQSEGLLSQRIAPLRNKLIELLAHVEVNIDYPEHDVAEVTAGMIKERCAEVLEEVERLLKSANEGKILREGIVTAIVGRPNAGKSSLLNALARENKAIVTDIPGTTRDIIEESVSLAGIPLRLLDTAGIRETSDVVEKIGVERSRGALNEADLILLVLNMNEPLNEEELRLLDELQDRPAIAVINKIDLERKLEIEEVEKRFPKERLIYLSAKEGTGLENLEAAVSGLFLGGGVETEDMTYVSNARHIALFHQAVSSLRDAMEGAESGVPIDLIQIDLSSAWETLGEIVGDSVGESLLDQIFSKFCLGK is encoded by the coding sequence ATGACCGAAGATACGATTGCGGCGATCGCCACCGCGATGGGAGAGAGCAGCGTTGCCGTCATCCGGGTGAGCGGTCCCGAAGCGATAACGAAAATCGCCTCCCTGTTCCGATCGAGAATCGATTTGCGCGAGGCGGATTCGCATACGATTCATTATGGCCATATCGTCGATCCGGCCAGCGGCGGCAAAATCGACGAAGTGCTGGTGTCGGTGATGAAGGGGCCGCGGTCGTTCACGGCCGAAGACGTGGTGGAAATCAGCACCCACGGCGGCATCGTCGCGGTTCAGGCGGTACTTGCGCTCGTGCTTCGCAGCGGAGTGCGCCTGGCGGAGCCGGGCGAATTTACGAAACGGGCGTTCCTGAACGGCCGCATCGATCTGGCGCAGGCGGAAGCGGTCATCGATCTGATCCGCTCGAAGTCGGAGCGGGCGTTCCAGGTAGCGAAGCGGCAATCGGAAGGGCTGCTGTCGCAGCGGATCGCTCCGCTCAGGAACAAACTGATCGAGCTGTTGGCCCACGTCGAGGTGAACATCGATTATCCGGAGCACGATGTAGCCGAAGTGACGGCCGGAATGATCAAAGAGCGATGCGCCGAAGTGCTGGAAGAAGTCGAGCGTTTATTGAAATCCGCAAACGAAGGCAAGATTTTGCGGGAAGGGATCGTGACGGCGATCGTCGGCCGGCCGAACGCGGGCAAGTCTTCCTTATTAAATGCGCTCGCTCGGGAAAACAAGGCGATCGTGACCGACATTCCCGGGACGACGCGCGATATTATAGAAGAGTCGGTATCGCTCGCCGGCATTCCGCTGCGGTTGCTCGATACCGCGGGCATTCGGGAAACGAGCGACGTGGTGGAGAAGATCGGCGTGGAACGCTCGCGCGGAGCTTTGAACGAAGCGGATCTGATCCTGCTCGTTTTGAATATGAACGAACCGCTTAACGAAGAGGAGCTCCGCCTTCTGGACGAACTGCAAGATCGCCCCGCCATCGCCGTTATCAACAAAATCGACCTCGAGCGCAAGCTGGAGATCGAAGAGGTGGAGAAGAGGTTCCCGAAGGAACGATTGATTTATTTGTCAGCGAAGGAAGGAACTGGACTGGAAAACTTGGAAGCAGCCGTTTCCGGCCTGTTCTTGGGCGGCGGAGTCGAGACGGAGGATATGACGTACGTGAGCAATGCGCGCCATATCGCGCTGTTTCACCAGGCCGTATCGTCGCTTCGGGATGCGATGGAGGGAGCGGAGAGCGGCGTGCCGATCGATTTGATTCAAATCGATCTTTCCTCGGCGTGGGAGACGCTGGGCGAAATTGTCGGCGATTCCGTCGGAGAGTCGCTGCTGGATCAAATTTTCTCTAAATTTTGCTTGGGCAAATGA
- the jag gene encoding RNA-binding cell elongation regulator Jag/EloR: protein MKKLVASGKTVEEALKNGLNELGVGQDRVKVAVLEQPSKGLFGLFGAKDAKVELELIPDGVEEAMRFLGEVTEAMNVNVRAERSDDRDGVRINLTGSDLGMLIGRRGQTLDSLQFLMNIVANRHSDRHLRIVLDAENFRERRQTTLESLSERMADKVVKTRKEVVLEPMSSQERKVIHARLQSHPLVKTYSKGDEPNRSVVIALK from the coding sequence ATGAAAAAGCTGGTGGCGTCAGGAAAAACGGTGGAAGAAGCACTAAAAAACGGTCTAAATGAGCTCGGTGTCGGCCAGGATCGGGTAAAAGTCGCGGTCCTGGAGCAACCTAGCAAGGGGTTATTCGGTCTGTTCGGAGCCAAGGATGCGAAAGTGGAGCTCGAGCTGATTCCCGACGGCGTGGAAGAAGCGATGCGCTTTCTCGGCGAAGTGACCGAAGCCATGAACGTGAACGTAAGAGCGGAGCGGTCGGACGACCGCGACGGCGTGCGGATCAATTTGACGGGCTCGGACCTCGGCATGCTGATCGGACGGCGCGGCCAGACGCTGGATTCGCTTCAGTTTTTGATGAACATCGTGGCGAACCGGCATTCGGACCGGCATTTGCGGATCGTGCTCGATGCCGAAAATTTTCGCGAACGCCGTCAGACGACGTTGGAGTCGCTGTCGGAGAGAATGGCGGATAAAGTCGTCAAAACGCGGAAAGAAGTCGTGCTCGAACCGATGTCCTCGCAGGAGCGCAAAGTGATTCACGCCCGTCTGCAATCCCATCCGCTGGTGAAGACGTACAGCAAAGGCGATGAACCGAATCGAAGCGTCGTCATCGCTTTGAAATAA
- a CDS encoding YidC/Oxa1 family membrane protein insertase, with amino-acid sequence MLRNRKWWIAGGLLLTAILVLSGCAPTNTATTTTEDMLEGGWWQRNVVYWFSLMLDTFADWFQGSYGLSILLLTIIVRTLILPLSIKQYKSSKAMQKLQPEIMKLREKHKDNPQKMQEEMMKLYQENQVNPLAGCFPLLIQMPIFIALYNSIFMNSAIRTHTFIGLELGLSPSQSGTWYYYLIPVVAALTTFVQSWMMIALQPQQQMGPMKVLMFVFPIMIFVMALSFPVALPLYWIYSNIYTIIQNYFMYGRGRSPKPEATSGKEAKAHEKAGGVRKNGGRSTKKRSK; translated from the coding sequence TTGCTGCGAAATCGCAAATGGTGGATTGCCGGCGGCTTGCTGCTGACGGCGATTCTGGTGTTGTCCGGATGCGCGCCTACCAATACGGCGACGACGACGACCGAAGATATGCTGGAGGGCGGATGGTGGCAGCGAAACGTCGTTTACTGGTTTTCGCTTATGCTGGACACGTTCGCGGATTGGTTCCAGGGGTCTTACGGGTTATCCATTTTACTGCTGACCATTATCGTGCGGACGCTTATATTGCCGCTTTCGATCAAACAGTACAAGAGTTCGAAGGCGATGCAGAAGCTGCAGCCGGAAATCATGAAGCTGCGGGAGAAGCATAAGGACAACCCGCAGAAAATGCAGGAAGAGATGATGAAGCTTTACCAGGAAAATCAGGTCAACCCGCTGGCCGGCTGTTTTCCGCTTCTCATCCAGATGCCGATCTTCATCGCGCTTTATAACTCGATTTTCATGAACAGCGCGATTCGGACCCATACGTTTATCGGACTTGAGCTCGGGTTGTCCCCGTCGCAGTCCGGAACCTGGTACTATTATTTGATCCCGGTCGTCGCCGCGCTGACGACGTTCGTCCAATCGTGGATGATGATCGCTCTTCAGCCGCAGCAGCAAATGGGACCGATGAAGGTGCTCATGTTCGTATTCCCGATCATGATCTTCGTCATGGCGCTCTCGTTCCCGGTCGCTTTGCCGCTTTACTGGATTTACAGCAACATCTATACGATCATCCAAAACTACTTTATGTACGGACGCGGACGTTCCCCGAAACCGGAAGCGACTTCTGGCAAGGAGGCCAAAGCTCATGAAAAAGCTGGTGGCGTCAGGAAAAACGGTGGAAGAAGCACTAAAAAACGGTCTAAATGA